The DNA sequence CGACGCTCTTTCGAGTCGTCGCATTTTGTCTAAACGTTCGCTAGCTATTAGCTTTCAGTTACCGCTTTAGCTTGCTTGCCGCCGTCATCGACCGCTTTCACAAGTAGAACACCGACACCACCAACTATCACACCACATAAGATGAAGACTAGGCGTCCCCACATTGGGTTAGTCAGAAGAGCCATCAACATGATACCAACACCCGCTACCGCAATCAGTTTACCAAGCATTTGACGTTGTTTGTTATCCAACACTTTTTGCTCTGCCGATTCAGCTACTAATGGTGTATCTAAGTTGCCAAAGAACTTATCAACATCCGCTTGACGTTCTTTTGATAGAGGCTTGTAGAACATCGTAGATAGTACGAAGAAGCCACCAGTTAGCGTGATGTGAGCAATCAGACCAATCGCAACTTTAACATCAGACCATTCACGTCCTGTTAGAGTATCAAGACCAAACGCCGCTGCTACCATCTCTGCGTCGATAACAAAACCAACCACATAAGATACTATACCACCAACAACTAACGTACCCCAACCAGCCCAGTCCGGAGTCTTCTTGATGAAGAAACCAAGGAATGCAGGAATCGTCATAGGGAAGCCGATTAACGCACCTACGTACATCATCGTATCAAACAGGCTCAAACCTTTAAGCGAGTTGATGAACTGTGCGATAAGGATAATAGCGAAGCCAAATACCGCTGAAGTAATTTTAGATACGGTTACTAACTCTTTCTCAGATGCTTGACCTTTACGAACGATTGTTTCGTAGAAGTTCTTAACGAAGATACCTGAGTTACGGTTTAGACCAGAATCCATTGAAGACATTGTCGCTGCAAACATCGCGGCAACTAATAGACCAACCATACCTGCTGGCATGTACTCTTGTACAAAGTATAGGTAAGCAAAATCACCCGCTTTTTTACCTGCATTCGGGTAAGCCGCTGATAAATCAACACCTTGGCCTGCAATGAACCAAGAAGGCATGAACCAAATAAACACACCACACAACATCAACACACAAGCAAGCAGTGCGGCTTTCTTTGCATTCTTTGAGTCTTTAGCCGCTAGGTAACGGTAAGAGTTAAGCATGTTGTTAGTAATAGAGAACTGCTTAACGAAGATGAAGAATGCCCAAATCGTAAAGATGCTTAGGTAGTTGATGTTGTTGCCCCAAAGGAACGAACCACCATCTTGTACTGGGAAGTTGTTAACAATCTCACCAACACCACCACCTTGAACAACCGCTACAACCGCGCAAGTTACCGTTACCGCCATGATGATAACCATCTGCATGAAGTCAGATGCGATTACCGCCCATGAACCACCTGTTACCGACATCGCCAAGACCACTAAGCCAGTCACCCAGATAGTCATGTTCATGTCGAAACCGAAGATACCCGAAGCGATGATTGCTAATGCGTTTAACCACACACCCGCAGATACCACTGAGTTCGGCATTGAAGACCAAGTGAATACTTGTTCGTTGGTCGCACCAAAACGCATACGAATCGCTTCAATTACCGTAACAACGCGAAGTTGACGGAATTTCGGCGCGAAGTACGCGTAGTTCATGAAGTAACCAAATGCGTTGGCTACGAAGATGACCGCTACAGCGAAACCATCGTTATACGCTTTACCTGCTGCACCGGTGAATGTCCATGCACTAAACTGGGTCATAAAGGCGGTTGCACCAACCATCCACCACAACATGTTACCGCCCCCGCGGAAGTAGTCACTAGTAGTGCTTGTAAATGTTCTAAACATCCAACCTATCGCAATCAAGAATAGGAAATAAATGCCGACAATAATCGTGTTGAGTTCCATCGTGTATCCTTTGTCCGTTATAATTTGTTACGAGGACTATAGGAAATTCGACTCTTTATTTGTAGTACAATAATCCAAATAAGTGATGGTGATCTTATTTTGATTGATTAAGTTAATTATATATATGACATAGGATGGAATATGACTAATCCATTAAGCAAATTGTTAGGGTTTTAGGTAAAAACCCAAAAGATCAAACACTTAAAATAAATTTTACCTTAAAAACAATAACTTAAAACAAAAGTAAGACTTTGCACACTTATTAACAAATACAACCGAACACATATAAACATAAAGACCTAAAAAATAATAAAAGAGAATTTGAGACCAAATTCACATCATTCATCACACAATAAACCAGTGTTTTTTATCAAAATCGAGCGGGTAATATCATTAGAATTCAATTCAAACTTGTGTAGTGCTCTTATCTTTAGATCTAAATACAAATGGATGTGAAATCATCTCAATCGAATGATTATTTAGACCATTTCCTGATGAGTTAAGAGAGGGAGTTTAAGATGCTGTCTCTGAGAGTGATAAAGAAAGCGTGCAAAGATTAGGGGGTATTGAGCAACCTGAATAGCTTAAGAAATATGGGAAAATGATTGAACCAAAACAGTGCAACACACTTCTTAAAAACAAACAGATTAGTTCGCTTAAATGTTCGTATGTATCCCATGGTTTTATAGGATGCTCTGTTATCACGCCAAAATTTTCGCCCATATGAATTAATAGAATGATGACCATATGATGATGAGTTTATATCTAATGAATAAGCCAAAATAAGCTGGCGCTGAGTGCATTTATTTCCAGCTCAATAAAAGACCAGAATCACACTATTTCCGAAACAATACGGTTAAAACAAGATCGAAGTCTAGTTAGAAGACTTCCGGCTGTGATCGCTCCGCGCTTCCAAGCTTTCGTTAATTGAAGAATTATTGTCATACAATATTCTATATATCTAACCAGACATAAGGACATGTGGCATGCGCTCAATGAAAGATATCACTCAAGACGCTATCGATATCGTTAAACCCTCTATCGACAAGCTGTTTGAAAGAACCAATAGAAAAGAACTGCATATTGTCGTTATGAATCCGCACCTCAAGCCTTGGGAAGCCTCTTTTGAAGATGCCATTCTTTATGAAGAGTCTTTAGGAGCCCCTGATAACTGGACTATCAAGTTTGATCACCTTGCTCGTAAGAAAGCTCAGCAAGCATGGCGAGAATCGACAAGCAACCTAACACTTCATTCTCAACACCCATCTTCATTACGTGACGAAGACTTACTGTTTTATGGTTCGTTTGTTTACGGAAACGTGGTTGTTGCCTGCAGTGGCGTACAACAATGGTATGACATGCTGATCAGTGGCTGGATAGCGGTGGCTATTGAACAGCTAGCAATGCACGAATACCAAACAGAAAAAGCAGAAAACCCTACAAAAACATATCGCTAATAATTAGAAACAGAAGGAACTTACTATGAGTAAATTATTGAAATCCATCATGCTGGCAGCCGGCATACTTGTTTCTGCAACGTCGATTGCAGCAGACTACCCGAGCAAAAACATTCGCTTAGTTGTCCCATTTGGCGCAGGCGGCGGTACAGATGCCGTTGGCCGTACCCTTGCCAATAGTGCGAAAGACATTTTAGGACAAAATATTTCAATCATGAACCGTACGGGTGGTGCGGGCGCCGTTGGTATGAGCTTTGGAGCTCAGCAGCGTGCGGATGGTTACACATTAACAGTAGTAACACGTGAAATCGCTTCGCTTCCTCAAATGGGTTTGATGCGCCATACAGCAGACGATTTTAGACTCATTCGCTTAGTCAACTTAGACCCAGCAGTAGTGTTGGTTGCAGCAGATAGCCCATACAACACCATCAATGACCTAATCAAAGAAGCAAAAGAAAACCCAGGCAGCGTAAAATTTGCTTCAACCGCTGCGCCAAACTTCTACCTCATGTCTTTAGAAAAAGACCAAGGCATTAAATTAAACGCTATCCCTTACAACGGTGCGTCTGAAGCAATTCCTGCCGTATTAGGCCACCACACAGACGTAACCATGGTGACACCGGGTGAAGCTATCGCTCAACTTCGTTCAGGCCAACTAAAAGCATTAGGTGTCATGTCAGAAGAACGTATTCAGTACATTCCTGATGTTCCTACTTTGAAAGAACAAGGTATTGATGTTGTAACAGGTACATGGCGTGGTATTGGCGCTCCAAAAGATACGCCTGATGCGGTAATTGAGAAACTAGGTGCTGCATTTGATGAAGCAATGGCAAGTGAGGAGTTCAAATCTTTCATGGCGAAAGGTGCGATGACTATTCACAATCTTGATGATAAAGCATTCACTGCATTCGTTGCAGAAGATACAAAGTCACTTACTGAATTAATTCAATAATCTCAACTCATAGGCACAACGACAAGTTGTGCCTTTTTATCAGTTTGTATCTTTCCCTTGCTTTACTTTTTAGGGGTAAATTCTATGTCTAACGCCAACTTAAATCGAAATGTCGTCTTCCCTTCCATCATCATTATCCTTAGCGCAATTGCACTCGTGTTGATTACTCAGTTTGATCGTCCTATGTATCAAGATGCCAGTGTCGATGCAAAATTTTTTCCAATGATGATTGTAATTGCTCAAATTGCTATCTGCATTGTTCTCATCGTTCAACACAAACTTAAAGGTGTATCAGAACAACAAGAAGCGATGGTAAGTAAAATGTCCATCTTCGGCGTTGCCTTTCTTATCGGATACGCATTACTCATCAGTGTCGTTGGCTACCTTTACGCGAGTTTGATTGCATTTATGTTCTACCTCGTTTACTTCAAAGTTAAGAAGCCAATCTACTACGTTGTCGCCGTTGTTTTTGTTTTTGCGGTTTACTATTTGTTTGGCGAGGTGTTCTACATCGCGCTTCCTGAAGCAATGTGGTCATAGGAGGTCATAATGTTTGAATATCTAATTGATGGTCTCGCGACAGCTGTGAGCTTTGCTGTACTTCCTGTCCTTGTGTTTGGTGTGCTAGGTGGGGTTATTTTAGGTGCATTACCCGGCCTAACGGCGAC is a window from the Vibrio splendidus genome containing:
- a CDS encoding sodium:solute symporter family transporter; this encodes MELNTIIVGIYFLFLIAIGWMFRTFTSTTSDYFRGGGNMLWWMVGATAFMTQFSAWTFTGAAGKAYNDGFAVAVIFVANAFGYFMNYAYFAPKFRQLRVVTVIEAIRMRFGATNEQVFTWSSMPNSVVSAGVWLNALAIIASGIFGFDMNMTIWVTGLVVLAMSVTGGSWAVIASDFMQMVIIMAVTVTCAVVAVVQGGGVGEIVNNFPVQDGGSFLWGNNINYLSIFTIWAFFIFVKQFSITNNMLNSYRYLAAKDSKNAKKAALLACVLMLCGVFIWFMPSWFIAGQGVDLSAAYPNAGKKAGDFAYLYFVQEYMPAGMVGLLVAAMFAATMSSMDSGLNRNSGIFVKNFYETIVRKGQASEKELVTVSKITSAVFGFAIILIAQFINSLKGLSLFDTMMYVGALIGFPMTIPAFLGFFIKKTPDWAGWGTLVVGGIVSYVVGFVIDAEMVAAAFGLDTLTGREWSDVKVAIGLIAHITLTGGFFVLSTMFYKPLSKERQADVDKFFGNLDTPLVAESAEQKVLDNKQRQMLGKLIAVAGVGIMLMALLTNPMWGRLVFILCGVIVGGVGVLLVKAVDDGGKQAKAVTES
- a CDS encoding tripartite tricarboxylate transporter TctB family protein, with the translated sequence MSNANLNRNVVFPSIIIILSAIALVLITQFDRPMYQDASVDAKFFPMMIVIAQIAICIVLIVQHKLKGVSEQQEAMVSKMSIFGVAFLIGYALLISVVGYLYASLIAFMFYLVYFKVKKPIYYVVAVVFVFAVYYLFGEVFYIALPEAMWS
- a CDS encoding tripartite tricarboxylate transporter substrate binding protein, translated to MSKLLKSIMLAAGILVSATSIAADYPSKNIRLVVPFGAGGGTDAVGRTLANSAKDILGQNISIMNRTGGAGAVGMSFGAQQRADGYTLTVVTREIASLPQMGLMRHTADDFRLIRLVNLDPAVVLVAADSPYNTINDLIKEAKENPGSVKFASTAAPNFYLMSLEKDQGIKLNAIPYNGASEAIPAVLGHHTDVTMVTPGEAIAQLRSGQLKALGVMSEERIQYIPDVPTLKEQGIDVVTGTWRGIGAPKDTPDAVIEKLGAAFDEAMASEEFKSFMAKGAMTIHNLDDKAFTAFVAEDTKSLTELIQ